In Methanobrevibacter sp. V74, the genomic window TGCTTTTTTAATAAATGATACTACAGAAGGTTTTCCATGCTGATATATGGCATGGACATGGAGGAAAATATGTTTAGTTCCTTTTCCAGACAGGCGTTTAAGATTTACTTTTTTCATATGAGAAGACCATAGCCAATAGCCATTGCCTTTAGGCATTTTATTTTTCACATCAATTTTATATGATCCGCTAGAAGAAAGATATGGAAAAGATGTTTTAAAGGAATATTTTACTTTATATTTACCCTTCTTAAGTTTTAAATAGATTTTAGCATTACCGTATGCGTTTGTTTTAACCGTATAATTTTTACCATCAACATTAAATGTAACCCACTGGTTTCCAATAGCATTTCCATTTGAATCAACTAGCTTAACATAAAATAAGCATTTAGAACCTTGGCGATAATTAATATCCTTATCTCCCAATTTAAGTTTGGTTTTAATTAGATCCATAACCATTAATTTTGAAGTTGCAACTGCATTGCTTGTTAAATTATCCCCATCGTGGAAAAATTGGGCAGTGTAGGAACCTTCAGCTAATTTAACATTTAAACTAACTTTACCGTTACTATCAGTGATTTTGTTATATGTTACCCCATTTAAAACAATTTTAACATTTTTAGAAGACAGTGGCGTTCCATTTGATGTTAATATCCCTGTGATTGTTGTGGGAAATGATTTATATCCGACCACATCTGAAGAGGATATTTCAGAAATAGCTATATCCTCATTAGTGTTTGTAGAATTTGTATTTTCAATTATTGAATCGTCAATTTCATTTATTTGAGATTCATTAGTAATTATGCTATCCTCCACTTCAAAAGTACCGGTTACATTATCATTTGCCGATATCGCAGAAGCGGATAAAATAGCCATTAAAATCATTGAAAAGATTAATATTTTATTGTTCATGATTAAACCTCTGCAAAGTCAATATAGTTAATTAAACCATACCTAAATAAGATTACTCCATATGCTCCACCAAGCGCTGCCGCATCTGCATCCCTCATCAGTTCTTTGGCTGAAATCTTTTTAATATTTGAATCTGATTTGTAAGTTTGAAGGCCTGTCCAGATTTTTGCCTTAGCTGATTTTTTAGAAAAGGACTTGGTTACCGATTTAATCCATTTTGAATTGGCATGATAATTCCCTTTATAAACCATAGGGACGATGATATCCAAGTATTTGCCCATTGTGGAGATGTCCTGACCATAATACGTCTTCATTGAAGAGGGTTCAGGCATAACTGCCGCCGATACAATGATTTTCTTATTTACTTTATGGATTTCCTTAGTTGCTTTTTTAGTAAACAAGTTAACTGCTTTTACAGCATTTTTATACTTATAAGCAGTGCCTGGGAAACGTAAATAATCAAAATGAACTCCGGAAACGCCTTTTATCTTGGCATATTTTTTAGCTTCCTTAACTTTTTTATCAATTAGTTTATGATTAATTTTGCCATTTTTAATTGGATTTACCCAACCTCCATCTGAGTTGTAAAATACCTGCATCCATAAATGAACTTTAATGCCTTTGGATTTAGCGGTTTTAATCCATGATTCAACATATTTTTTACCGAATCTTTCAATGCATTTGGAATTCAAGAAAATGTGCTTTGTTGAAATCTTTTTAAGGCTGGTAAAATTAACTTTGCCCATATCAATGGAAAGTAGCCACATTCCATTGTTTCGAGCCTGTTTTGGTTTAACTTTTATTTTAATAGTCTTTGAAGTTTTATTATATATTGAGGTCTTTTTAAATATCGCCTTTACTTTATATGTTCCTGTTTTTAATTTGATTTTAACTTTTGCAATTCCGTTGCCGTTTGTTTTTTTAATATATGTTTTGCCATTTACTTTAAAAGTAACTTTTTTGGATTTGAGCAAGTTTCCACGGGCATCATAAAGTTTGACCTTAAGATAATCGGCTTTTTTATGTCTATAAATTACAGAATTTTCCTTTTTAATTTTGGTAGGAATCCCTTTTATGACCTTAACTTTAGCTTTGCATTTTGCAGAATCAATATTGTCCTCACCATAATAATAGCAGCATATATTATAGGTTCCTTTAGGTTTTTCAATATTAAGACTTGCTCTGCCATTTCTGTTCGTTTTTTTGATATATTTTTTACCATCAATTTTAAAAACTATTTCCCTGCCGGATAATGGAACATCACCAACTGTTAAACAAACTGTGTATTTATTTTTAATCCCAATATAAGCATTATAATTTGAAGCCAATATCTTAGAAGCAGAAGTCGGGATGACAAATATTTTAGTTGAATTTTCACATCCAGCATATCCATCAGAAGAAAACGAGTATTTGACTGTGTATTTTCCAACATCCTTTAAAATCTTAAGTTTTGCAGTTCCATTTTCATCAGTCGTGACATTAGTGACTTGAGAATCCAGAGTGAACTGAACTGATTTATTTGCAACAGGTGTGGAATTTTCATCTGTTAATTGTACAATGAAGTCATTGCCTTTAACAATATTAGTATTGTTGCTTTTAATTGTTGTTTGAATTTCTCTTTGATTGTCCAAAAGTACCTCATCGTCTAAAGAGTCATCAGGAGAATCAACTACATCGGTTTCATTAACTGCACTAACTGCACCTATCATGAAAAATAAGATTAGCACAATTGATAAAATCAATGTTTTGTTCTTCATCGAAATTTTTTCACCACCTCAAATTGAGTGATTAATGGTTTATATAAAAACATATATAAACCTTTTTAATAAGATATTTGGATTGAGATAGCTTAATTTTTAAAAAATAGCTTTAAACAGTATAGAACTAATTAAAAAAAGAACAATGATGATAAAATAAATTTAAATAAGTTGAATTAAAATTTATTTAATAATGAAATTATAAGATTTCAAATCTTGATTTGAAAGAGTATTTAAGAAAAAATAAAAAGTATTTAACTGACAATAAGATATATCAGTTAAATCAAGAGCTATTCATCACCGGTTGCTTCATTTTCTTCAGAAAATAACTGATTCAGCATCCATTCAGCATCATATTCCCTGATGTCGTCATATCCTTGACCAACACCTAAAAACATGATCGGTTTTTTAATAACATGACCAATAGAAAGCGATGCGCCACCTTTACTATCAGCATCGGCCTTGGTAAGAATTACACCATCAATATCAATAGCTTCATTGAATTTTCTGGCCTGTTCGGTTGCATCATTACCAGTGATTGCATCTCCAACGAAAATGACCAAATCAGGTTTGGATACTCTTTTAATCTTTTTCATTTCATCCATAAGATTAGTGTTGGTTTGCATTCTACCTGCAGTATCTATCAAAACCAATTCTTTGCCTTGAGCACATGCATGTTCAACTGCATCATATGCAACGGCCGCAGGATCAGATCCCTTCTGGTGTTTGATGATTTTAACACCGACATTATCGGCATGATGAGTTACTTGTTCAATAGCCCCTGCCCTAAATGTATCTGAAGCGGCAATGACTGGAGTGTAACCTTTTTTTAAGTAATAATTAGCCAGTTTACCAATAGTGGTGGTTTTGCCTGTACCATTAATTCCAACAAACATTACCACTAATGGCTTCCTCTGTGCTTTTTTTTCTTCAAGCATTTCAGTAATTGATTTTGCAGGAATATCAATTATCTCGGAAATTGCATCTCTTAAGGCATAATAAACATATTCAGTAATATCATTGCTTCTTTTGATTTTTTTACCTATAAGATCCTCTTTAACGCTTTCTACAACCTCAGTTGCAACCTCCATTGCAACATCTCCCTGCAGCAATTCCATTTCAAGTTCAAATAGAATATCATCAACATGTTTTTCCTGAATGGTTTTTTCACGTACAAAAGAAAACATTCCACCTTTAGCTTCGCCGTCAACAGATTCAACAGGTTTTTTATCCCTTTTCCAGAAGTGAGATTTTTCCTCATCAACTTCCTCTTCAAAAATCTCCTCTTCCACTTCTTCAGGAATTTCACCAGCACCAGAGAGTGAATTTTCTTCCTCTTCTTCATTATTACGTCCAAATGAGAAAAATGAGAATCTGTCACCTGATTCTTCTTCGATATTGTCTTCATTTTTTGCTTCTTCAACAAGTTCTTCTTCTAATTTTTCACTTGTTTTTGAAAGTTTCTTTTTTAGTGATTCGAACAAAACTAACACAACCTGTTAAAATGTGAATATTAATAGTAAGTTTATCATTTATATTAAATAAATGGTTTTATAAAAAAAAGTGAAAAAAGATAATTTAACCCATTTGGGTCGTATTACCTTGTGCTGCAGCTGCAATTTGCTGTGCTTGAGCTTCAAGATTGCCGGCGATGTCGCTTACCTGTTGTAAATTAGCAAGCATTTTATCCAAACTGTCTTTTAATTCCTCTTTTTGTCCGGATAATATTTCACGAGCACCTTCGGCATCTTTTTTAACTGCAATTCCTGCACCGATACTGACAATGATTTCGTCAGTGCTTTTTAATTCTCCTTTAACAAAAGAACCGGCACCAACAGGTACAAATGCTTCAACAGATTCCTTACCTTCAATATCATCTAATGTAGTAAATAGTGCATCCACTTCACTAATAGAAGCCTGTATTAATTCAATTTGTTGTTGAATTAAATCTGCTTGTTGCCTATATACATTGATTTCATTAACAAGACTGTTTAATCTTTGTTGATCTTCCATGCCAATCCCCCAATGCAGTTATAAAATTTCTTTAACGACTGGGTCTATAACATCTTCAGGAGCAATTTCTTCAATTGATTTGATTGAAATTTGATTCCTGTTGATACCATGTTTACTTCCAAAATTAGAATAGATCTTGTCTTCTATATCACTTTCACAAGTTGCTTTGTATTCTTTAGTAAATCCATGGTATTCATCACCCATTACAAAAGTACCTTTAACTCTGTAAATTTTTGTTATCATATAAAATCCCTCATGATTATATTAATTAAAAATCATCTAAAAAGCCTAACGCTTCCTCAACTCTAGCCATTTCAGGACCAGTACTGCCTTTAGCGACTATTGCACCCTTGGAATTGCCAATAGTGCAGGCGCCTACTAATGGAATACCTCTTCCAACAGTACCTATATCTCCTTCAACACCAAATACTTCACGAGCGAAGTTAACTTCAGATTGCAGGGCGCTTGAACTGATTAGGAAACCCTTATTAGTTACTTTAATCAGTGAACCGATAATGTCACTTCCAACAATATGGGAAGTTTTAACATCAACATCTAAAGTTTCTTCAAGGACCTCAATAGCCTCGCCTTCCAAAAACGGACTAGCTATTGCACCATTATCGTTTGCGGCAACAATATTTCCAACTGCAGTATAAGTGCCCGGAATTGTAGCAACGTTTAAGCCCATATCCCTGAATTGTTTAACTTCTCTATCCAAAACATGTGGGGAAACAACAATACCATTTGAATTAGCTACAGATAAAGATCCTATAAGGCTTGACCCTGAAATAGAAGATTTTAGTACCTCAACATCCAATGTTTCCTTAATAATATCTACTTTATCATCTAAAAGATTATAAGGAACAATTGCTAAATTATCGGTTGCTGTGATAAAAACTCCCACATTCGGATTTCCTACAATATCTACTCTTTTTAACATATTGTTACCTCACATTAATTATTGTGTGTCTATTCAGCTAAAGTAGCTTTTACAACACCATCATCATCTTTAACTGCTTTTACAGTGATTTTTGAAGGTATTTTTTGAATACCCCTTTCCCAAATAGCATGATTAATAGATTCGTCGATTTTAACTTCACTAGCTTTCATGTGTTTGGTTAAGAAATTTTTAATTTCCCTAATAGCTCTAGGAGCCCTGATAGTCCTTTTGACTTCTTTCACATTTCTAAGTGGAATTGTGTAAACTCTTTCCATAATTACCCCTCTTATAACTTAAGACTGTTTCTTCTCCAATGTCTAGGTTTAGGCCTGTATCTAAGTTTACGGTTAGTTTTAGCATAAGCCCAAATTGGAATTCTCCTATTTTGTTTATTTGCTTTTGCCATTCTTAATTTTTTAGCTAATGGTTTATTTCTACTCATTTTCTCACCTTAATAATAATTATTGTTTATATCCTATAACACGAGTTTGATAATGCACCGGGAATATGTCTAGAGAATTTCCCCCCATATCATCAATCATGGACCTTATCTCAACCTCAAAATCCGAACTATTGTCTTTGCTAGATTTCTCTTTTGAAATTTCAAATAAATTTTGCGTGATTAATCTGATTGATTTGTGACCAAAACTGTCTAAATTAATATATTGTACATCAAATCTATCTTCAAGACTTTTAATTTGATTGATATTTAATTTTGGAGTTCTATCATCTCGTCTTGTCCCATCTGCTATAATATCATGATTTTTAGCAAGTTCCTCAACTGTTTTTTCGTGGATGTATTTTATTCCATCATTTGGAAATCCATCTTCCAAGATTTTCTCACATGTTTCTTCTAATATGCTCCTATTCATTTTAAAAACATTGTGCTTAAAACCTAAAGACTTAGCGGATTTTGATGCAGGAACATACGAATCATAAACACCGAAGTTAGCCGTGTATAATTCAACGTCAAGACCCAGTCTTTTAAGCATGACCGCAACAAAAGATGAATCTTTACCACCGCTATATAAAACAGCTGCAGACATGATATTATTTCCTTGTAATCTTAATTTCTCTTTTTTGACCAGCAATTTGTCTAAGCAAGACCTTTAACTGTTCATCAGTGACTTTTCCTCTTAAGCTTCCAGCTTGCGCTGATTGAATCAATTGAAGTTCGATTTGATTAACCAACTCAGGTTTGGTTAATTTAAGATTGGCCAATCTTTGACGAGCTTCAGGAGTCATGATTTGACCTAAGATTTGTTTTTTCTGAGCTTCGAATTGTGCTTGAGCTTCATGCTGTTGAGCTTGAGCCATAGCTTGTTGTTGAGCTTGGTTTTGTGCAGCAGCTTGCTGAGCTTGCAATTCAGCCATTCTTTTTTGACGAATTTCATCTAAATCGCTCATATCAAACTCTCCTAATATAATTAATATTTTGCAAGTTCAGGAATGTCTTTAATTATTTCTCCGGAAATTTTATCTAAAAAGGATCTTCCTTGAGGAGTGACAACTCTTCCACCTTTTACTTTTTCCACATATCCTGCATTTTCAAGTTGATGAAGTGCAGTTCTAATAATAGATCCGCTACCTTTCCTAAATGCTTCAGGGCGTACACCACGGTCTTTTTTACCACCGTAGAAAGTTCTTAAACTTGAAACACCAACAGGTCCATCAATGTAAACTCTTCTGATGATTGAAGCAGTTCTTATAAACCACCAATCAACATTTTCTGGTTTTCTTTCCTTGTGAACACCGGTTCTAACAAAATTGGACCATGCAGGAGACTCTATCTTATCATTTTCTTTAAATTCTTCTGCGACTTTTTCAATTAATAAATCTGCAGGTACATCAAATACAGTAGTCATATTAATTCTCCAATATTTTTTATTGTAGCTTAATCCACTGTAAACTTAAGACCTAAAAAAATAGGGCCTGTAACTCTAAATTTATAATGTTTAAGGCTTTTTCTTGTAAATAACAGCAACGTGTCCTCTAACGTCTATGAGCTTGGCTTTAGTTTTAGTGACAATTTCGTCGATGTATTTATCTTTATCGCGAGCGATATTTTTTGCAAATTTAAGTTTAACAATTTCATTAGCTTTAAGTTGACGTTTGATTTCTTCAATAACATTATCATTAACGCCTGATTTGCCAATGTTAATTGTCATCGCATTAAGAGCTCTATTCATCATTTCCTTCTTTTCTTGACTCATATTTAGCTCTCCTTTTAAACTTTTTCTCCTTTTTATAAGGAATCTTCATTACATGACCGCATTCACCACAAAAAATGTTAACCTCCTCGTTAACGAGCCGGACGGTGCAATTGCGACCAGGCTGTAGAAAGGATTTGCAACTCTTACAATACCTTCTTGACCATTCTTCAGGTATTTTGGTATTGTACTTAGTAGACAATTTAAGTGCTAATTCGACATAACGATTGGATCGCTCAGGATGGTTGATGAATTCCATCTCAGCACGGTTAAAAAGAATATTCATTCTCTCAATCGCTATTTCAATCATCCACTTTGGTCTTTTTCCTCTACTCAAAAATATCCTCCCTTAAAATGTAGGATATAATATTCAAAATTGAATTAAAATGATTTGCGCAAATTAAAACAAAAACCATAGTTAAAATAACCTTAGGTTAATATGAATATTAAGAATAATTATGTTTATTACTATTAATAAAGGTTGTGAATTTGAGACAATTCAGTACCTTCAAAAACTTGGATGATGGATTATTTTTTTGATTAATTGGAGTGTTGGCAGAAATTATTTGATTTTGAACATTTTTTCATTTTCAAAATTCTGAAAAGCTGACCATGAAATTAAATCTGCCATCTGCAAACCTTTATAATGCATTGAATCCTCATGTTATATATTAATAGGTTGCTTTTGAATATTATTCAAACTGTTTAAAAAGATATCATTGAAATTATCAATTTCTTCTTGCTTGTTTTTTGACCTGTCAATGAATATGAAAGTGGATTTATCGATATTAATTAATTCCGCCAGCTTTGAAGCTAAAATGTCATACACTTCCTTGTTGTCATATTCATAACCTATTTTATATCTGTTTAATTTGTCGAAAACGATTATGAAAACCTCATAATCAATGTTTTTTAACTTTTTGAGGATTTTGATTTTTAATTCATAGGATAAGTTTCCGCCCTTGATTTCAGCAGAAATTAACATTTTCTTTCTAGAGAACCTTCGGATTTTCTTAATTATCTTATCTAACTTCTTGAATCCTCAACTTTAATGACAGCCATGATAAAATACTTTGAACTACCTTGTTTAGTTCCCAAATCACCGCTTTCATCAATATAAATATAAGACGTGTTTAAAACCAGATATAATTATTTTAATAACACTATTACTCTAAAACACAACAATAACTTATTGTGCAATTAACCAATCCATAAAGTCAACACTGCCAACTGGATAATCTCCGCCATTAGCAATCACATCTTCAATTAGTCCAATTGCTTCACTAATTTCTAAATCACTAATATCCAACTCAAAGACTTTATCACCATATTTTTCATAGCTTTCAGCTGAACAAACCCCAAGTGTTTCTGCTTCTAGGTTTTCACGGATTTTTGAGGCGGAATAATTTCTTGCTTTAAGTCTTGACTCTAAAATTTCTGGACGTACCCTCAAAACGATTACCTTATCTGCCCCATCACATAAATGTGAGAGGTGGCCTTCACAAATTACCACACCTTCACAATCTTTAGTGATATCAGATATATGCTCGCTTAATCTTGGAATGTCAATGATCTTATATCCTTTATCCTCATCAATACCCAATAAAAAACCATTGTTTATTGCAACATCGTTTATTTTAATTAAGTGCCCATTTAATTTAGAGGCAATTGTTGTTTTGCCGACACATGGTGTGCCGGTTATAAAAATAGTTGTCATGATTATTTCTTTAAAATTACACGCAAAATATCTTCATCATCAAGTACATGATCAGGACCTACTTTTTGACCAGGGAATTTAACAGAAGTTCCCCATACCTTGGCATGTCTAAAGTTTTTGACGAACTCGCGGTGAAGTTTGCCGCAGGCATCAATAACAGTGGAACCTTTTTTAATAACCAATGGATCTTTCATGTCAGCTTTACGTCCTTGTGGTTTTAAATAAATCCGCACCAAATCAAGATTATCAAAGATAATGTCTTTTAACTCAT contains:
- a CDS encoding 50S ribosomal protein L39e codes for the protein MSRNKPLAKKLRMAKANKQNRRIPIWAYAKTNRKLRYRPKPRHWRRNSLKL
- a CDS encoding ribonuclease P protein component 4 is translated as MSRGKRPKWMIEIAIERMNILFNRAEMEFINHPERSNRYVELALKLSTKYNTKIPEEWSRRYCKSCKSFLQPGRNCTVRLVNEEVNIFCGECGHVMKIPYKKEKKFKRRAKYESRKEGNDE
- the rpl18a gene encoding 50S ribosomal protein L18Ae, yielding MITKIYRVKGTFVMGDEYHGFTKEYKATCESDIEDKIYSNFGSKHGINRNQISIKSIEEIAPEDVIDPVVKEIL
- the ftsY gene encoding signal recognition particle-docking protein FtsY, whose translation is MFESLKKKLSKTSEKLEEELVEEAKNEDNIEEESGDRFSFFSFGRNNEEEEENSLSGAGEIPEEVEEEIFEEEVDEEKSHFWKRDKKPVESVDGEAKGGMFSFVREKTIQEKHVDDILFELEMELLQGDVAMEVATEVVESVKEDLIGKKIKRSNDITEYVYYALRDAISEIIDIPAKSITEMLEEKKAQRKPLVVMFVGINGTGKTTTIGKLANYYLKKGYTPVIAASDTFRAGAIEQVTHHADNVGVKIIKHQKGSDPAAVAYDAVEHACAQGKELVLIDTAGRMQTNTNLMDEMKKIKRVSKPDLVIFVGDAITGNDATEQARKFNEAIDIDGVILTKADADSKGGASLSIGHVIKKPIMFLGVGQGYDDIREYDAEWMLNQLFSEENEATGDE
- a CDS encoding 50S ribosomal protein L31e; amino-acid sequence: MERVYTIPLRNVKEVKRTIRAPRAIREIKNFLTKHMKASEVKIDESINHAIWERGIQKIPSKITVKAVKDDDGVVKATLAE
- a CDS encoding 30S ribosomal protein S19e → MTTVFDVPADLLIEKVAEEFKENDKIESPAWSNFVRTGVHKERKPENVDWWFIRTASIIRRVYIDGPVGVSSLRTFYGGKKDRGVRPEAFRKGSGSIIRTALHQLENAGYVEKVKGGRVVTPQGRSFLDKISGEIIKDIPELAKY
- a CDS encoding putative glycoside hydrolase, whose product is MKNKTLILSIVLILFFMIGAVSAVNETDVVDSPDDSLDDEVLLDNQREIQTTIKSNNTNIVKGNDFIVQLTDENSTPVANKSVQFTLDSQVTNVTTDENGTAKLKILKDVGKYTVKYSFSSDGYAGCENSTKIFVIPTSASKILASNYNAYIGIKNKYTVCLTVGDVPLSGREIVFKIDGKKYIKKTNRNGRASLNIEKPKGTYNICCYYYGEDNIDSAKCKAKVKVIKGIPTKIKKENSVIYRHKKADYLKVKLYDARGNLLKSKKVTFKVNGKTYIKKTNGNGIAKVKIKLKTGTYKVKAIFKKTSIYNKTSKTIKIKVKPKQARNNGMWLLSIDMGKVNFTSLKKISTKHIFLNSKCIERFGKKYVESWIKTAKSKGIKVHLWMQVFYNSDGGWVNPIKNGKINHKLIDKKVKEAKKYAKIKGVSGVHFDYLRFPGTAYKYKNAVKAVNLFTKKATKEIHKVNKKIIVSAAVMPEPSSMKTYYGQDISTMGKYLDIIVPMVYKGNYHANSKWIKSVTKSFSKKSAKAKIWTGLQTYKSDSNIKKISAKELMRDADAAALGGAYGVILFRYGLINYIDFAEV
- a CDS encoding putative glycoside hydrolase → MNNKILIFSMILMAILSASAISANDNVTGTFEVEDSIITNESQINEIDDSIIENTNSTNTNEDIAISEISSSDVVGYKSFPTTITGILTSNGTPLSSKNVKIVLNGVTYNKITDSNGKVSLNVKLAEGSYTAQFFHDGDNLTSNAVATSKLMVMDLIKTKLKLGDKDINYRQGSKCLFYVKLVDSNGNAIGNQWVTFNVDGKNYTVKTNAYGNAKIYLKLKKGKYKVKYSFKTSFPYLSSSGSYKIDVKNKMPKGNGYWLWSSHMKKVNLKRLSGKGTKHIFLHVHAIYQHGKPSVVSFIKKAHKYGIKVHLWMQVCYNNGKWVRPVNKDGSLKYWFLNKKVKEAKKYAKIKGVDGIHFDYMRFGGTAHLYKTSTKAINYFVKKASVSVHKVKSKCIVSGAIMPEPGMMEYYYGQDVPKISRYLDALLPMVYKGNYGQDTSWITSVTRTFVDQSNGAQVWCGLQSYHSDSNAIKLSHKALLKDAKAAKNGGANGIVLFRFGISCNFNFNKV
- a CDS encoding translation initiation factor IF-6, whose protein sequence is MLKRVDIVGNPNVGVFITATDNLAIVPYNLLDDKVDIIKETLDVEVLKSSISGSSLIGSLSVANSNGIVVSPHVLDREVKQFRDMGLNVATIPGTYTAVGNIVAANDNGAIASPFLEGEAIEVLEETLDVDVKTSHIVGSDIIGSLIKVTNKGFLISSSALQSEVNFAREVFGVEGDIGTVGRGIPLVGACTIGNSKGAIVAKGSTGPEMARVEEALGFLDDF
- a CDS encoding adenylate kinase family protein, yielding MMTTIFITGTPCVGKTTIASKLNGHLIKINDVAINNGFLLGIDEDKGYKIIDIPRLSEHISDITKDCEGVVICEGHLSHLCDGADKVIVLRVRPEILESRLKARNYSASKIRENLEAETLGVCSAESYEKYGDKVFELDISDLEISEAIGLIEDVIANGGDYPVGSVDFMDWLIAQ
- a CDS encoding YhbY family RNA-binding protein, whose translation is MSQEKKEMMNRALNAMTINIGKSGVNDNVIEEIKRQLKANEIVKLKFAKNIARDKDKYIDEIVTKTKAKLIDVRGHVAVIYKKKP
- a CDS encoding asparagine synthase-related protein; this encodes MSAAVLYSGGKDSSFVAVMLKRLGLDVELYTANFGVYDSYVPASKSAKSLGFKHNVFKMNRSILEETCEKILEDGFPNDGIKYIHEKTVEELAKNHDIIADGTRRDDRTPKLNINQIKSLEDRFDVQYINLDSFGHKSIRLITQNLFEISKEKSSKDNSSDFEVEIRSMIDDMGGNSLDIFPVHYQTRVIGYKQ
- a CDS encoding DNA-binding protein: MSDLDEIRQKRMAELQAQQAAAQNQAQQQAMAQAQQHEAQAQFEAQKKQILGQIMTPEARQRLANLKLTKPELVNQIELQLIQSAQAGSLRGKVTDEQLKVLLRQIAGQKREIKITRK
- the pfdA gene encoding prefoldin subunit alpha; amino-acid sequence: MEDQQRLNSLVNEINVYRQQADLIQQQIELIQASISEVDALFTTLDDIEGKESVEAFVPVGAGSFVKGELKSTDEIIVSIGAGIAVKKDAEGAREILSGQKEELKDSLDKMLANLQQVSDIAGNLEAQAQQIAAAAQGNTTQMG